In Mercenaria mercenaria strain notata chromosome 14, MADL_Memer_1, whole genome shotgun sequence, the following are encoded in one genomic region:
- the LOC123527455 gene encoding fumarate hydratase class I, aerobic-like: MLSQKSRLLYNVGQRFGGIIHKQLKATVAATDVNPFYYQDILEMERKPSIQWKKLTGDYVSTFEVKGKKCLQVEPEALTMISEQAMVDIAHLLRPAHLQQLSNILKDPESSSNDKFVALELLKNASIAANMVLPGCQDTGTAICMGKKGQYVWTDGNDAEAISRGIYNTYTQKNLRYSQVSPLDMYKEVNTKTNLPAQIEIYSQKGNQYDFLFIAKGGGSANKTFLYQQTKALLNPERLLKFVDEKVKTLGTAACPPYHLAFVVGGTSAEFNLKTVKLASAKYLDTLPTTGNEHGRAFRDLDLENEIHQLTQRMGIGAQFGGKYFCHDVRVVRLPRHGASCPVGIGVSCSADRQIVGKISEEGVFLEQLETNPDKYLPEISDKDLGSDVVKIDLNKPMSEVLNLLDQYPIRTRLSLTGTLIVARDIAHAKLEERLDSGDGLPEYFKKHPVYYAGPAKTPEGYASGSFGPTTAGRMDSYVDKFQAAGGSMIMLAKGNRSKQVTKACKKHGGFYLGSIGGPAAILAKNCIHKVEQLEYPELGMEAIWRVEVKNFPAFIVVDNKGNDFFDEWQVE; encoded by the exons ATGTTGTCCCAGAAGTCAAGGCTGTTGTACAATGTTGGCCAGAGGTTTGGAGGGATCATCCATAAACAGTTGAAGGCAACAGTGGCTGCTACTGATGTTAACCCATTTTACTATCAGGATATACTTGAGATGGAGAGAAAGCCAAGCATTCAATGGAAGAAGCTTACAG GTGATTATGTGTCAACTTTCGAAGTGAAGGGAAAAAAGTGTTTGCAAGTGGAGCCAGAAGCTCTCACAATGATATCAGAGCAGGCCATGGTTGATATTGCACATCTTCTTAGACCAGCACATCTACAG CAATTGTCTAATATACTGAAGGATCCAGAGTCCTCGAGTAACGACAAGTTTGTGGCACTTGAACTACTGAAGAATGCAAGTATTGCTGCAAATATGGTGCTGCCTGGTTGCCAGGATACAGGGACAGCTATATGTATGG GAAAGAAAGGACAGTATGTATGGACAGATGGCAATGATGCTGAGGCAATATCTCGAGGTATCTACAATACGTACACACAGAAAAATCTCAGATACTCACAG GTTTCGCCGCTGGACATGTATAAGGAAGTAAACACAAAGACTAACCTTCCGGCACAGATTGAGATTTATTCCCAGAAAGGCAATCAGTACGACTTCTTATTTATCGCTAAAGGGGGCGGCTCGGCCAACAAAACATTCCTATATCAACAAACAAAAGCACTTCTGAATCCAGAAAGATTGCTGAAATTTGTTGATGAAAAAGTTAAG aCTTTGGGAACTGCTGCTTGTCCTCCATACCATTTGGCTTTTGTAGTTGGGGGAACATCAGCAGAGTTCAATCTGAAAACAGTTAAACTGGCCTCAGCCAAGTATTTAGATACATTACCCACTACAG GCAATGAGCATGGTAGAGCAttccgtgaccttgaccttgagaatGAGATACATCAGCTGACTCAGCGTATGGGTATAGGTGCACAGTTTGGTGGCAAATATTTCTGTCATGACGTGAGGGTTGTTAGACTGCCTAGACATGGAGCGTCGTGCCCTGTTGGCATTGGTGTATCGTGTTCAGCTGATAGACAG ATTGTGGGTAAGATCAGTGAAGAGGGTGTGTTCTTGGAACAGCTGGAAACTAACCCAGATAAATATTTACCCGAGATAAGTGATAAAGATCTGGGTAGTGATGTAGTAAAG ATTGATTTGAACAAACCTATGTCAGAGGTACTTAACTTACTTGACCAGTATCCAATCAGAACGAGGCTGAGTTTAACAGGTACGCTGATCGTGGCACGAGATATTGCACACGCCAAGCTAGAGGAGAGATTAGATAGTGGTGACGGATTACCAGAATATTTCAAGAAACATCCTGTATACTATGCTGGTCCAGCGAAAACACCTGAG GGTTATGCCAGTGGATCATTTGGGCCTACGACTGCAGGACGTATGGACAGTTATGTTGATAAGTTCCAGGCTGCTGGAGGCAGTATGATTATGTTGGCTAAAGGCAACAGGAGTAAACAG GTAACAAAAGCTTGTAAGAAGCATGGAGGTTTTTACCTTGGCTCTATTGGTGGACCGGCAGCTATTCTAGCCAAAAATTGTATACATAAAGTGGAACAATTGGAGTATCCTGAATTAG